The Kineococcus mangrovi region AGGGCCGCGACGGCGGCCTGCTCGCGCGGGGCGCGGCGGGGGGCCGGGACGCGGGTGTGGCCGGCCGGGCGAGCGGTGGTGACGGACATGCGGGACTACTCCTCGAGTGACGGCGACTGCCGGGTGTCGGCGTCCCCGTCGACGTGGTCCGACGCCCGAGAAGGCCATCGGTCGGTGTTCTGCACGGCTTGAGTGTAGGCACCCGGACGGGTCCACCCCGACCACACCCCTCGCCCGTTCGCCTGCGGCGCAGCGAAAATCAACGACGTCCTGTCGTAGTTCGTCGATGTCGAACGGGTCCGACCCCGCCGGCGCGGGCGGGGTCCACCGGGCCGGTAGGCTGCCACCGGGCCCCCATAGCTCAGGGGATAGAGCATCGGTTTCCTAAACCGTGTGTCGCAGGTTCGAATCCTGCTGGGGGCACTGCGCGGGACCGCGGGTCTGCAGGACCGCGGTGGGCCGGCAGCACGATCAGGTGCGGAAGTCGACGGTGGCCCGGCCCCCGTGCTCCTCGAAGTAGCGCCGGGCGCGGTCGAACTGCCGCGGGCTGAGCAGCGGTTGCAGCGTCCCCGCGTCATCGTGGACGTTGAAACCCGCCAGGAGGCGCACGTAGGCGATGTCGATCGGGCACCCCTGCGGCAGCGAGCCGTCGTCCCGGTCGGCGGCGACCTGGGCGGCCAGGGCCGAGGACCCGACCTCCTCCAGGGAGGCGACGTCGGTCAGCTCCGGCCCCGGGCCGAGCACCGCCCTGAGGAACGAGCGGTCGCTGACGGTCAGGGAGGCCAGGATGCGCGACTGGCGGGCCCGGGCCTCGCGCGAGGACGAGGTCCCCGACGCGTTCACCACCTGCGTGATCGCCAGCCCGTTGAGGTCGCGGGTCGAGGAGGACAGACCCGGCTCACCGGTGGTGGCAGGTGAGGAAACGTTCACGTGGGTGCTCCTCGGGGATCCAGCTCCGTGGCCGTGCGCGGACCCGTTCCCCTTCGACACGTGACGGTGCGTGCTTGAGCCTGTCGCCGGTCGACCCGTCCGCGACCCCCGTGCGGGCGTCCGGCCACCGTGGGCGACACGAGGCGCGGGTCCGGGCCCGGCGCGGGCGCTCCCCGGTCGCTCCACGGGCCCTGCACCGGCACCGGCTCCCCCGGGCCCCGCCTGCGATGCTGGGGACGTGGACGAGTCCCCCGGCACCACGCCCGCGAGCGCGGACGGCGTGCGCGTCCTCGTGGTCGACGACGAACCCCTCGTCCGCTCGGGCCTGACGGCCATCCTGTCCTCGGCTCCGGACCTGGACGTGGTCGCGGCCGTGGGGGGCGGCGCGGCGCTGGACGCGCTGCACCGCTTCCGGGTGGACGTGCTGCTGCTGGACCTGCGGATGCCCGACGTCGACGGCCTGAGCGTCCTGGCGGGCCTGGCGCAGCTGCCGCGCCGACCGGCCGTGGCCGTGCTGACGACGTTCCACGCCGACGAGAAGGTCGCGGCCGCGCTGGCCGCCGGCGCCGACGGCTACCTGCTGAAGGACACCGACCCCGACCAGCTCGTCCAGCACGTCCGGGCCCTCGCGCGGGGGGCGAGGGTCCTGTCCCCCGGGGTGACCGCGACGGTCGTGCAGGGGTTCCTGCGCTCGCGCGGGTCGGTGCCGGCGCAGGAGGCGCTGCGCCGCCTCACCCCGCGCGAGCACGAGGTGCTCCTCCTGCTCACCGAGGGCGCGCAGAACGCCGAGATCGCCGAACGGTTGTTCGTCTCGCTGCCGACGGTCAAGGAGCACGTCGGCGCCGTCCTCACCAAGCTCGGGGTCAGCAACCGGGTGCAGGCCGCCGTGCTGGCGGTGCGGGCGGGTGTCGTGGGCGGGGCCTGAGGGCAGCAGGTGGTCACCGCCCGCGAGAGGGGACCCTCCGGAAGGAGGGGGCGCGCGGGGCCGGTCGCCGTCGACCATTCCGGCATGGACGACCGGACGGATGCGTGGACGGGTGCGTGCACGGGGGTGCGGGGGTGAGCCGCACGGCCGACTGGGCCCGCGACCACCTCGTGGTGCTCGTGCAGCCCGGCGGTGCGCTCGCGGTCTGGTCGACGGGGGCGCGCACGCTGGTGCTCCGGGACGCCACCGACCAGCAGGTCACCGACCACCTCGTCGCCCGGTCCCTCACCGGGGGCGGGGGCGGCCCGGACGGCGGGGCCCACGCCGAGCGGCGGGCGCTGCACGCGGCCCGCTGGGCGGTGGGCCGGGCCCGCCAGGGCCTGCAACCGCGGATCCACCTGCCGCGGTGGGAGGACGTCGCCGCGTCGGGACCGGGAGCCCCTGCCCGGCCCTGACGGGCCGACCGCTCGGCCGGGTCCGGTGCCGGCGGGGACCGGTGCCGACGTCGTCACCGCGGCGGGGCGGCGGTGGGCCGTGCGGGTGAGTTCCGGCCCCAGGAAGGCGCCGCGGGCGACGGTGCCCTAGTTTCTCGAACGCGGTGGCGAGGTCGCCCCGTGCCCTGCGACAAGAGGAACCACGATGCGCCTGGCCCGCCGTTCGACCCTGTCCGCCCTCGCCGCCACCGCCCTGCTGTCGACGGTGTGCGCGGGAGCCGCGCAGGCGTCCACCCCGGTGCCCAAGGTCGGCACCCCCTTCCCCTACGTCGGCCTCGTCCGGGCGGCCGGCGTCGACCGCTACGAGACGGCCGCCGTCATCTCCCAGGGGTCCTTCCAGCCCTCCAGCGGCAGCGCCGTGTTCATCACCAGCGGCGAGGCCCCGGCCGACGCGCTGACCGCCGGCCCGGCGGCGGCCTCCCTCGACGCCCCGCTGCTGCTGACCCGGGCCGACGACCTGCCCGCCGCGACGGCGACCGAGCTGGCCCGCCTCAAGCCCTCGACCGTCTACGTCATCGGCGGCACCGACCGCGTCTCGGAGGCCGTCCTGAGCCGGATCGGCACCGCCGCGGCGGGTTCGACGGTGACCCGCATCGCCGGGGCGACCCGGTACGAGACGGCGGTCGACGTCGCCGAGGAGTTCTTCCCGAACCCCGAGGGCGTCGTCGTCACCCGCGGCGACACCTTCCCCGACGCGCTCTCGGGCGGGGCGGCCGCGGCCTCGGCCGGGGTGCCGGTGATGATCACCGAGCCGACGTCGATCCCCGCCCCGGTGGCGCAGTGGATGGCGCAGCACACCTTCGCCGCCAGCGTCGTCGTGGGCAGCTCGGCCTCGGTGAGCGACCAGGTCGCCGCGACCGTCGCGAGCCGCACGAGCAGCGCGGCCGAGGCCACCCGCATCGCCGGCGCCGACCGGTACGACACCTCCGCCGCCGTCGCCGCCGAGCTGTTCCCGCAGGCCTCGACGGTGGTCATCGCGACGGGCGACGACTTCCCCGACGCCCTGGCCGGGGTCCCCGCCGCCGCCGTCAACGCGGCCCCGGTGCTGCTCCTGCCGCAGGCGTGCACCCCCGCGTCCCTGGCCGCCTACGTCCAGGGCAACACCGGCATCACCGCCGAGATCGTGCTCGGCGGGCCCACCTCGGTGACGCCCGAGGCGCTGACGACGAACTGCTGACCACCACCGGGGCGACCGCTCACCCCAGCGGTCGCCCCGCCAGCAGGTCCGGCACCCGCACGCACGCCTCCAGGGCCAGCGCGTGCACGAAACCCTGCGGCAGGTTCCCGCGCAGCTGGTGCTGCTCGGGGTCGAACTCCTCGCTGAACAGCTGGGGTGGACCGGCGGCGGCCAGGGCCTTCTCCAACCGCGAGACCGCGCTGACCGGCTGGCCGAGCTGGGCCTCCGTCATCGCCGTCCAGTACGAGCACAGCAGGAAGGCCCCCTCGGCCTCGGGCAACGGCCGCGCGTCGTGGCGGAACCGGAACACGTAGCCGTCCACGCTCAGCTCGGACTGCACGGCGGCCAGCGTGTCCAGGCTGCGCGGGTCGTCCAGGGGCACCGCCCCGCGCAGGCCCCCCAGCAGCAGGGCCGCGTCGACGCGCTCGTCGTCGGCCGCCCGCTGCCACCGGCCGCTGGGGTGCAGGCCCGTGCGGGTCGCCTCGGCCAGCACCTGCTCGGCCAGCTGCAGGACCGACGCGTCGTGGTGGCGGGCCGGGGACGCGGCCCGGCCGGCGGCGGACCAAGCCCGCAACCCCGCGACGACGGCGAGCTTGCTGTGGGTCCACTGCCGGTCCCCGAGCTCCCAGATCCCGGCATCCGGTTCCTGCCAGCGCTGCGTGATCGCCTCGACGGCGACCCGGGCGGCCCGCTCGCCCTCCTCGTCGAGCCGGCCCCGGCGCGCCGCCGCAGCGAACACCTGCAGCGCCTCCCCGAAGGAGTCCAGCTGGAACTGGGTGCGCACCTGGTTCCCGGTGCCCGCGTCGGCGCCCGGGTAACCGGGCAGGTCCACGCGCCCCGGGCCGGGGACGGGGTCACCGTCGGCGGTGTAGGCCGGGGCGAGCCGCGGGCCGTCGTGCAGCAGCCGGGCCGTCAGGAACCGGGTCGCGCTGTCGCCCAGCCGGTCGTCGCCCGCGGTGTAGGCCGCGACACCGGCGTAGCACTGGTCGCGGACCCAGGCGTACCGGTAGTCGTAGTCCTCGTGCCCGTCGAAGCGCTCGGGCAGCGAGGTCGTGGCCGCGGCCACCATCGCGCCCGCCGCGCTCGTCAGGCCGTGCAGGACGGCGAGGCTGTGCCGGGCCTGCGGCGGGGACCAGGCGCCGTCCAGGGCCGGGACGCGCCCGGCCCACTCGGCCTCGGTCTCCTGCCAGCGCACGCTCGCCGGGACCGGTCGCGACCAGCTGCGCGGGTCCCCCGGGCCGATCTCCAGCACCAGGTCGCGCTGCTCCCCCTCGGCCAGCTCGAAGGCCGTCGTGAGCCCGTCGCGACGGCCGCTGCGGGTGGCCTCCGGCGCCCCCGTCCAGCGCACCCCGAGGTCACCGGTGCGCGCGGTCCACGTGCCGTCGTCGTCGCGGTGCTCGGCGCGCACACCCTCGCGGTCGAACCCCGCGCGGGGGTCGAGGTCGGCGACCACGCGGGCCCGCCCGCGCAGGACGCCGATCCGCCGCAGCAGCACGACCCGGTCGGGGTCGGCCGGCAGCGCGAGGGCGTCGCGGCACTGCACGACGGCGCCGTCGTCGGTCACCCACCGGTTGCGCCACACCAGGGTCCCCGGTTCGTAGCTCCCGCCCCAGACGCTGCGCGCGAGGGGGGCCAGGCGGTAGCGGCTGCGCCCGCCGAGCAGGGCGGAGAGGACCGCCGGGTCCTCGAACCGCGGTGCGCACAGCCACGCCACGTCGCCGTGGGGCCCCACGAGCGCTCCCCGCTCGCCGTCGGCCAGGAGGGCGTACTCGCGCAGGGTGGGGACCAGCGGGCCGGGCCGGGCGTGCTCGGCGCCGCTCACCGCCGGCCCCCCGACGACAGGGCGGAGGCCGCCCCCCAGCCGAGGGCGAGGACCGCGTCCACGAGCGCGACGCGGCGCCGGGCGGGGTCCACCCGCGCCAGGGCGAGCATCGAGGCGGCGTGCGCGGCGTCACCGACGGCCCCCAGCACCAGGACGGTGCGCCCCGGGCTCGCCCCCGTGAGCGCCGCCTGGGCGAGGTGACGCACCCCGAGGACGCGCGCCACGGTGACCGCGCGGTCGTCGTCGGCACCCGGGCCCCCGGCGCGCCGCAGCAGGACGTGCGGGACGGTCAGCAGCGCGGTGCCCCAGACGGCGCGGGCCGGGGCGAGGGGGTTCACCGCCGGGCCCCGCGCGCCAGGAGGCCGACGGCGAGCGCGGCGGCCCCCGCGGCGACCCCGGTCAGCACCCGCCGGTTCCGCAGGGCGAAGATCTGCGGGCTCGTCCCCCAGGACCGGTCGTCGAACTCCCCGTGGGCCCCGTGGTCGCCGGGGACGGGTTCCCACAGGTTCTCCCCCACCATCGTCGAGGCGTCCTGCCCCGTCTGCTGGCCGGAGACCCCCGTCCTGGCCAGGTAGCGGTCCAGCAGGGGCGCGATGGTCCGGTTCCCCAGGATGGTGCCGACGGTGGACTCCCCGACCCAGGTGTTGCGGCGCGGGTGGTCCACCACCGAGCCGACGACGGCGGCGCAGGCCTCGGGCTGGTAGATCGGGGCCACGGGTTGGGGGTGCTTCGGCAACGTCGTGCGCACCCAGCCGAACTGCGTGGTGTTCATCCCCGGCATGTGGACCATCGAGACGTGCACGGAACTGCCCCGGTGCAGGAGTTCGGTGATGACGCTCTCGGTGAAACCCACCATCGCGTGCTTGGAACCGCAGTAGGCCGCCTGCAGCGGGATCCCCCGGAACGCCAGCGCGGAACCGATCTGCACGACCTGCCCGCGGTCGCGCGGCACCATGCGCCGCAGGGCCGCCCGCGTCCCGTTGACGAAACCCAGGTACGTCACGCGCGTGGCGCGTTCGAAGTCCTCGGGGGCCGTGTCGAGGAAGGGGGCGAACACGCTCGTCATCGCGTCGTTGACCCACACCTCGACCGGGCCGAGCACGTCCTCGACGCGGTCGGCGGCGGCCTCGACCTGCTCGTGCTCGGAGACGTCGCAGACGATCCCCACCGCGCGCCGGCCGGCGGCCGCCACGTCGCGCACCGCCCCCGCCAGCCCGTCGTGCCCGCGGGCCAGGACGGCGACGTCCCAGCCGCTGTCGGCCAGGACCCGCACGACGGCCCGTCCGAGGCCGGCGGAACCGCCCGTCACGACGGCGACCCCCCGCTTCGACGGCGGCGCCTGCAGCGCGGTGAGGTCCTGCTCGGTCACGGGAGCCGGTGGTGTGGGCACCCGGGCAGCGTCCCGCGGTCCCGCGTCCTCCGCAGGTCGAGCCGGGGAACTCTCAGGAACGGGTGCGGCGCGTCCGCCGCCGGCCCCGCACCAGGCCGGCCACGGCGACGGCGACGACGACGCCTCCGGCGACACCGGCGGCCAGGGGCAGGAACCCCAGGGAGCCGGCCACGTTCACGGTCAGCCCGACCAGCAGGAGGACCCACGCCCCCGCCCGGAACGTGCTGCGGTGCTGCGGATCGGGGTTGCGTCGGTCGGCCACGGGTTCCTCCTGCGAGTTCTGGGGGCACCACCGTCGCCCGCCGGGGCGGGCCCGCGACACCCCGCAGCCTGCCGTCCGGAGGTGGTGCTGGCTGTACCGACGCCCGGCCGGCGGGGTCGGTACGGTCGTCGCGGGATGAGCGGACCAGGGGCGCGCGGACTGCGCGGGAGGGTGGCCGGGGCCCGGTCGGGTTTCCTCGACCTCGGGCGCGGGCTCGGCACGGCGCTGAGCGCGGCGCTGCTGACGGCCTGGCTGCTCCTCGTCCTCGCGCTGCTGCCCGTGGGCCTCGGGGTCCTGCTCGCCCCGTCCGCGCTGCGCTGGGTGCGGCGGCTGGCCGACGCCGAACGCGCCCGCACGGGGTCCCCGACGTGGGGCCCGGGGCCCCGGCGGCTGCGCGCCGCGCTCGCGGACCGGTTGTGGCGCAGGGACCTGCGGTGGCTGCCCGCGCACGCCACCGTCGGACTGCTCCTGTGCCTCCTCGGCGTGCTGCTGCCCGTGTACGCGGTGCGGGACGTGTCGTTCCCGCTGTGGTGGTGGCTGCTCCCGGCCGACGAGGACGCCTCGCCGTGGTGGTGGTCCGTGCGGGCGTGGCCGCAGGCGGTGGCCGTCGCGGGCCTGGGCGTGGTGTGGGCGCTGCTCTGCCTCGGCCTGCCCCTCCTCGCCCGCGTCCAGTCCGGGTTCAGCCGCGCCCTGCTCCGCCCGCCCGCCGACGTCGACCTGTCCCTGCGGGTGGCCGAGCTCACCGCCACCCGCGCGGCGGCCCTGGACGCGCACGCGGCGGAACTGCGGCGCATCGAGCGGTCCCTGCACGACGGTGCGCAGAACCGCCTCGTCGGGGTGAGCGTCCTGCTGGGCGCGGCCCGCCGCGCGCTCGCCCGGGACCCGGCCGCGGCCGATGACCTGCTGGCCCGTGCGCAGTCCGCGTCCGAGGAGGCCCTGGCCGAGCTGCGCGCCGTCGTGCGCGCCATCCTGCCGCCGGTGCTGGAGCGCGGTCTGGCCGCCGCCGTCACCGGGTTGGCCGCCGACTGCCGCGTGCCCTGCCACGTCGAGGTCACGGTCGATCCCCGGTGCCCCGCCTCGGTGGAGGCGACGGCCTACTTCGTCGTCGCCGAGGCCCTGACGAACGTGTCCCGGCACTCGCGGGCGCGGGCCGCGTCGGTGTCGCTGCACCGGCGCGGTGACGTCCTGCACGTGGCGGTGGCCGACGACGGTCGCGGCGGCGCCGAACCGGGGACCGGGTCGGGGCTGGCGGGGGTGCGGCGCCGGGTCGAGGCGCTGGACGGGACGCTGGAGCTGAGCAGCCCGCCGGGCGGGCCGACGAGGGTGGAGGTGCGGTTGCCGTGCGGATCGTGATCGGGGAGGACGACGCGCTGCTGCGCGAGGGCCTGGCGCTGCTGCTGGCCGCGGAGGGGCTGGACGTCGTGGCCACGGCCGCCGACGCGGACGCGCTGCTCGCGGCGGTCGACGAGCACCGGCCCGACGTGGCGATCGTGGACGTCCGGATGCCGCCGACCCACACCGACGAGGGCATCCGCGCCGCCGTGCGGGCGCGCAGCACCCACCCCGACCTCGCCGTGCTCGTGCTGTCGGCCTACGTCGAGCAGGCGTTCGCGACCGACCTGCTGGCGGGGGGCGCCCGGCGCGTCGGGTACCTGCTGAAGGAGCGGGTGGGGCGCGTGGAGGAGTTCCTCGAGGCGCTGCACCGGGTCGCGGGCGGCGGTACCGCGGTGGACCCGGAGGTGGTCGCCCAGCTCCTGACCCGCTCGCGCGCCGACGCGGGGCTGGAACGCCTCTCGGCCCGCGAGCGCGAGGTGCTGGGCCTCATGGCCGAGGGCCTGGGCAACTCCGCGATCGCGGCCCGGCTCGTCGTCAGCGACGGCGCGGTGCACAAGCACATCCGCAGCATCTTCGCCAAGCTCGACCTGGCCCCGACGGACGAGGCGGACCGCCGGGTGAGCGCCGTGCTGCGGTACCTGCGCGCGGCCTGAGACCGGGCGGGACCGGCGGCACCCGGTAGCTTCGCCGGGTGAGCACCGCACCCCTCGACCCCGCCGGCGCCGGCCACCAGGACGTCCTGACGGTCCTGCGCGGAGCGCCGTCCCCGGTGCCGCCGGTGCCCGTCCCGGCCGCCCCCGCGAGCGTGTCCCTGCTGCCGGAGGCGGCGACCTCGCGGCACCAGCTGGTCGCCGACCTGGCCCTCGCCGGGGGCCCGGTGGTCGTGGACCGGACGGAGGACGAGGCGCCGGTGCTGCTCGCCGGGCTGCTCGCCGCGCTCGCGGCCGCGGGCCGGTCGGTGCGGCTGGTCCCGGGCGCGGCCTCGGAGGGGGCCCGCGCGGAGCTGGCCCGGCTGGGCCTGGGCCACCTGCTGGCCGACGTCCCGGAGGACGCGAGCCGCCGCGGGGCGGACCTGCCGCCGGCGGACCCGAACCGCTGGCTGACGCTGCTGCGCGACCTCGACGCCCGGCACCGCGCGTGGTTCTCGGCCGGCGGCGAGGCGGGGGCGAGCCGGTCCGAGCAGGTGGCGGGCCTGGCCGCGCTGCGCGCCGAGCACCTGCACCCGCCGCTGCTGCCGGCCGCCGCGACGTGGTCCGCGGACGAGCGGGCGCGCGTCGTCGACCTCCTGGACCGGGCCCGCACCGCGGGTGAGGACCCGCTGCGGGGGGTGCCCGGGGACCGTCTGGACGCCGTGGCCGCCGACCTGGACGGGCTGCCCGACCGGTTGGAGCGGCTGGCGGGGCTCGTGCAGCGCCTGGCGGCCGAGACGGGGTGGCGGCCGCGGACGCCGGGGGAGCTGGCGAGCGGCCTGCCGCTGCTGGCCCGCGTCGAGGACGCCCTGCGCACCTACGTCCCGGCCGCCCTGAGCACCGATCTCGACCAGGCCGCCGCCGTGCTCGCGCGGCAGCCGCGGTCCCTGCTGTCCGCGGAGGAGCGCGAGCGCCGCCGCGAGCTGAAGCGGCTCGCGGCGCTGCGCCACGACGGGTCGTCGTTCGGCCCCGCCGACGTCGAGACCCTGGGGTCGCTGCAGCGGGACTGGGCCGCGGCGATCGGGGGGGCACCTGCCCCGGCCGCCTCGCGGGCGGAGCTGGCGGAGCTGCTGGAACCGTTGCGCCGCAGCCTGTCCGTCGTCGCCGACGTGGTGCCGGACGTGGCGGTCGACCCGGAGCTGGACCGGTTCGCGGACCTCGCCGACCGGGTGCGGCGGGCCGGTCGCGCCGCCCGCGCGCGGCAGGACCGGGCGGCCGTGGAGGCCGAGGGGCTGGCCGACCTGGCCGCGGCCCTGCCCGCCGGGTCGAGCGCGACCGACGTCGCGCGGCTCGTGGACGGGACGCACTGGCGGGCGGCCCTGGAGGCGTCCGACCCCGGGGGGGCTCCGGTCGCCCGGGTCGCGGAGGAGTTCCGCCGCCTCGACGAGCAGCGCCGGGCGCGCTCGGCGCGGGAGCTGCAGCTGGCCCTGTCCGGGGCTCGCGCCCGGCCGGTCCAGGTCGGTGCCGACGCGCAGGGCCGGGACGTCGACGTGCTCGTCGTCGACGACGCCCACCGCCTCGAGGGCGCGGTCGTCGCCGACCTGGCCGGGACCAGCCGGCAGGTCGTGCTGCTGGGGACGGGCGGCGAGGGGGCGTCGGCGTGGGACCGCGCCGCGCAGGCCGTGACGCCGGTGCCGCTGGCGCTGCCCACCCGGCCGTCGACGGTGGCCGACGCGGTGACGGCCGCCCTGGGCGCCGCCGGGGTCGAGGTCGTCCCCGCACGTCCGGGCCGGCCCGCGGAACTGGAGCTGCACGTCGGTGGTGCCCGGTCGCTGCTCGGCCTGGAGGACGCGCTCGCCGCGTGGCGCGTCCAGGACCGCGAGGTCGTCCGCCCGGCACGGGCCCGGGCGAGCGGGTCGAGCTACCGCCTGGTGCGGACGGCGGAGTGGTCGGCCGATCCGCGCGCCGTGGCCCGTTCGCTCGTCGAGGAGGCCCGCGCCCTGACCCCCGTCGTCGAGGAGACCGCGGTGGCACCGGTGCTCGCCGCGCCCGTGCCGGTCGAGTCGTTCCCCAGGGGCCTGGGCGCGGCCGAGGACGCCCAGCGGGCCGTCACGGGGTTCGTCACCGCCCTGGCCGGCGGGAACCCGAACATCGACCAGACCCCGCCCGCCACGATCGACGCGGCCGTGGCCCTGGCCTACGCCGACCTCGGCGTGGCCGCGGCCGACACCGTCGTCCTCGACGCGGCGATGGACCTGCTGGCCTACCGCCGCCGCGGCACCAAGGTGCTGCGCGCGTTCAAGGAGTCGGTGCAGCGCACCAAGAAGAAGATGCGCGGAGCCGGCGTCCGCGTGCCCTGACCCGCCGTGCGCACCCGCACGCGGGGCGCGGCACGCCGGCGGACCGGCCGGTCCCCGGGGGAACCGGGCACGGAGCCGGCCCGGGACGTTCAACCCCGGCCCCCCACCAGCCGATGCCCCTGAGGACGACCGGCACCCGCCGGCCGCACGGCACCGACCGCGGGAGGGTGGCATGACGTCGCCGGACACCCCGTCCACGGCCTCGACGGCACCGGCCGCGCTGCGCCCGTTCCTCGCCCTGGCGGGCAGCCACGGGCCCGTCGGCCGCGCGGTCGCGGCCCTCGCCCCGGCCGCCGCGCTCACCGGCGCCCACGTGCTCACCGACGGCGGCTGGTCGACCGCGCTCGCGGCGGCCGCCGGGCTGGCGGTGCTGCCCGGCACGTGCGCCCTGGCCTGGGCCGCGGTGCGCGCCGAGCGGGCCGAGCAGTCCCTGCGCGCGGCGCACGCGGCGCTGTCCGCGGCGGCCGCGCACGCCGAGCAGACCGCGACCGAGCACCTGGCCGAGCAGGTCCGCGGCGCGTTCGTCCAGCTGCAGTTCACCGAGCGCCAGTCCCGGGTCCGCGCCCAGGAGGTCGTCGACGACTCCAGCGCGACCATCGTCGAGCGCCTGGCCGAGGTCGAGGGCCAGGTGGCGAGCGTGCAGTCCTCCACCGACGTCATCGACGAGAGGGCGCTGGCGGCGGCGAACGCCACCCGCGAGATCCTCGCCCGGGCCGCGCAGGCCGACCGGGACGTGGCCGCCCTGGAGGACTCCCTGCGCTCGGTCGGGTCGATGGCCACCGTGATCGCCCAGGTCGCCGGTCAGACCAAGCTGCTGGCCCTCAACGCCACGATCGAGGCGGCCCGGGCCGGCGCGGCCGGGGACGGGTTCCGGGTCGTCGCCGGTGAGGTCAAGGACCTGGCGGCGACGACGGCCGGTTCCACCGGGGAGATCACCGAGACCGTCGCGGCGGTCCAGGCCGACGCGCACGCGGTCCTGCGCAGCCTGCGGGCCGTGCAGGAGCGGATCGCGAGCATCGACGAGGCCGCCGAGGGTCTGCGCTCGGTCGCCGACAGCCAGCGCGGCGCGCTCGTGGCGCTGCAGGGGTCCGTGGCCGCCGCCGTCGAGGGCGCCCGCGCCATGGGCGACCTCGCCGCCACCCTGGAACGGCGCCGGGTCGACCGCTTCCCGTGCCGGCAGGACGTGCTCCTGCGCGTGGAGGGCCACGAGAGCCCCGCCACCGTCCTGGACCTCGGGCTGGGTGGTGCCCGCGTCGCGACCCGGGCACCGCAGCGCATCGGCGTCGGCACGCGCGTCGTCGTCCCCTGGCCCCAGGACGGACGGACGCTCGAGCTCGCCGGGGCGGTCGCGCGGGCGACGGGATCGGTGGGCGCCTGGGAGCTCGGCGTCGTCTTCGACACCACGAGCTCGGCCGCACCCGCCGCCCTCGTCGCGGTCGTGGAGCGCCTGCGGTCCACCTGCCCGGTGCCCCCCGCCCGCTGACCGGGGGACCACCCGTCCGGGTGCCCGTGCAGCCCCGGGTCCACCAAGGTGGTTGCCCCATGCAAGAGTGCTCGGGCACAACTTTCGCCCGTCACTGGAGATCCCGTGTCAGCACGACACCCCCGCACCCCGACGTCCGACCGCACGGCCGACGTCCTCTTCGACATCCGCACCGTCATCGGAGGCCTGTTCGCCGTCTACGGCGCCGTCTGCCTCGTCTGGGGCCTGGTCTCGTTCACCGAGGCCGACCGCGCCAAGACCGGCGGGATCAACCTCAACCTCTGGACCGGCGCCGGGATGCTGGTGCTCGCCGCGGTGTTCGTCGGCTGGACGCTCCTGCGCCCCCTGCACCCGGCCGAGCCCACCGAACCCGCCGAACCCGCCCGGGGTCCGGACGGTGGTGACGCGTGAGCGCCGCCCTGCCCGCCGCGGTGAGCACCGCCGTCACCTCGGCCACCGGGACCCTGCGCATCGACGCCCACCTCGTCGACTACCTGCTC contains the following coding sequences:
- a CDS encoding cell wall-binding repeat-containing protein encodes the protein MRLARRSTLSALAATALLSTVCAGAAQASTPVPKVGTPFPYVGLVRAAGVDRYETAAVISQGSFQPSSGSAVFITSGEAPADALTAGPAAASLDAPLLLTRADDLPAATATELARLKPSTVYVIGGTDRVSEAVLSRIGTAAAGSTVTRIAGATRYETAVDVAEEFFPNPEGVVVTRGDTFPDALSGGAAAASAGVPVMITEPTSIPAPVAQWMAQHTFAASVVVGSSASVSDQVAATVASRTSSAAEATRIAGADRYDTSAAVAAELFPQASTVVIATGDDFPDALAGVPAAAVNAAPVLLLPQACTPASLAAYVQGNTGITAEIVLGGPTSVTPEALTTNC
- a CDS encoding SDR family oxidoreductase, producing the protein MQAPPSKRGVAVVTGGSAGLGRAVVRVLADSGWDVAVLARGHDGLAGAVRDVAAAGRRAVGIVCDVSEHEQVEAAADRVEDVLGPVEVWVNDAMTSVFAPFLDTAPEDFERATRVTYLGFVNGTRAALRRMVPRDRGQVVQIGSALAFRGIPLQAAYCGSKHAMVGFTESVITELLHRGSSVHVSMVHMPGMNTTQFGWVRTTLPKHPQPVAPIYQPEACAAVVGSVVDHPRRNTWVGESTVGTILGNRTIAPLLDRYLARTGVSGQQTGQDASTMVGENLWEPVPGDHGAHGEFDDRSWGTSPQIFALRNRRVLTGVAAGAAALAVGLLARGARR
- a CDS encoding glycoside hydrolase family 15 protein, which codes for MSGAEHARPGPLVPTLREYALLADGERGALVGPHGDVAWLCAPRFEDPAVLSALLGGRSRYRLAPLARSVWGGSYEPGTLVWRNRWVTDDGAVVQCRDALALPADPDRVVLLRRIGVLRGRARVVADLDPRAGFDREGVRAEHRDDDGTWTARTGDLGVRWTGAPEATRSGRRDGLTTAFELAEGEQRDLVLEIGPGDPRSWSRPVPASVRWQETEAEWAGRVPALDGAWSPPQARHSLAVLHGLTSAAGAMVAAATTSLPERFDGHEDYDYRYAWVRDQCYAGVAAYTAGDDRLGDSATRFLTARLLHDGPRLAPAYTADGDPVPGPGRVDLPGYPGADAGTGNQVRTQFQLDSFGEALQVFAAAARRGRLDEEGERAARVAVEAITQRWQEPDAGIWELGDRQWTHSKLAVVAGLRAWSAAGRAASPARHHDASVLQLAEQVLAEATRTGLHPSGRWQRAADDERVDAALLLGGLRGAVPLDDPRSLDTLAAVQSELSVDGYVFRFRHDARPLPEAEGAFLLCSYWTAMTEAQLGQPVSAVSRLEKALAAAGPPQLFSEEFDPEQHQLRGNLPQGFVHALALEACVRVPDLLAGRPLG
- a CDS encoding sensor histidine kinase, whose amino-acid sequence is MSGPGARGLRGRVAGARSGFLDLGRGLGTALSAALLTAWLLLVLALLPVGLGVLLAPSALRWVRRLADAERARTGSPTWGPGPRRLRAALADRLWRRDLRWLPAHATVGLLLCLLGVLLPVYAVRDVSFPLWWWLLPADEDASPWWWSVRAWPQAVAVAGLGVVWALLCLGLPLLARVQSGFSRALLRPPADVDLSLRVAELTATRAAALDAHAAELRRIERSLHDGAQNRLVGVSVLLGAARRALARDPAAADDLLARAQSASEEALAELRAVVRAILPPVLERGLAAAVTGLAADCRVPCHVEVTVDPRCPASVEATAYFVVAEALTNVSRHSRARAASVSLHRRGDVLHVAVADDGRGGAEPGTGSGLAGVRRRVEALDGTLELSSPPGGPTRVEVRLPCGS
- a CDS encoding response regulator; translation: MDESPGTTPASADGVRVLVVDDEPLVRSGLTAILSSAPDLDVVAAVGGGAALDALHRFRVDVLLLDLRMPDVDGLSVLAGLAQLPRRPAVAVLTTFHADEKVAAALAAGADGYLLKDTDPDQLVQHVRALARGARVLSPGVTATVVQGFLRSRGSVPAQEALRRLTPREHEVLLLLTEGAQNAEIAERLFVSLPTVKEHVGAVLTKLGVSNRVQAAVLAVRAGVVGGA
- a CDS encoding response regulator, giving the protein MRIVIGEDDALLREGLALLLAAEGLDVVATAADADALLAAVDEHRPDVAIVDVRMPPTHTDEGIRAAVRARSTHPDLAVLVLSAYVEQAFATDLLAGGARRVGYLLKERVGRVEEFLEALHRVAGGGTAVDPEVVAQLLTRSRADAGLERLSAREREVLGLMAEGLGNSAIAARLVVSDGAVHKHIRSIFAKLDLAPTDEADRRVSAVLRYLRAA